A single Thermodesulfobium sp. 4217-1 DNA region contains:
- a CDS encoding helicase-related protein — protein sequence MELIDNVNSLLGDDLKSTINANSKLKIAASCFSMYAYETLKRELSRIDSLEFIFTSPSFVPLDMLDNTKKQHREFFISKTEREKSFYGSEFEIQLKNKLTQRAIAKECAEWIKKKAKFRSNITNAPMQQFICVSQAEKSYIYSPIQGFTAVDLGYQKGNAISNFVNKFNEIPMTQTYLNLFDQLWADNEKLKDVTDILINHISTVYKENPPELIYFLMIYNIFNEFLEDINDDVLPNDRTGFKDTVVWNKLYNFQKDAASGIINKLETFNGCILADSVGLGKTFTALAVVKYYELRNKSVLVLCPKKLADYWLNFNKNLKTNTFVKDRFNYDVLNHTDLLRKMGYSYGIPLDRVNWGNYDLLVIDESHNFRNNIAFKDRETRYQRLMNEVIRSGVKTKVLMLTATPVNNRFNDLKNQLAFAYEGNPDVLASKLNVSKNIEEIFRRAQVAFNAWSKLPSEKRTPEAILNSLDFDFFELLDSVTIARSRKHIQTFYDTADIGQFPQRNKPISYRSKLTDMPNIPGFNDIYKELSLLKMAIYAPIGYILPSRIGKYEELYDTEVHGGKSKFRQVDRERSLQALMTINLLKRLESSVSSFRLSLERLKDSISVAVGKIDDFYQGKTATFIEPNLVDEDALDDEDIENIDNFFASKSIQISLKDMDTKSFIYDLKSDLAIIENLLGYMNKITPQHDYKLQHLKSLLTTKIQNPINEGNRKVLIFTAFADTAKYLYENISKDFLRKFNIHSGLITGSDTPRSTLGKGYDFQSLLTLFSPISKEKSVVIPEETREIDFIIATDCVSEGQNLQDCDYVINYDIHWNPVIIIQRFGRIDRIGSKNKVIQMINYWPDISLDEYINLKERVENRMIIADVSATGDDNVLSAKANDISFRKEQLKKLQEEVIDLEDIKTGVNITDLGLNDFRMDLINYLKTHKDLEKLPNGLHSVVSSDITKNLPPGVIFVLRNKNHSINTNQQNRLHPYYLIYISKNGEIVVNHTEPKKILDITRSLCKGKGEPIEKVYTTFNNATRDGKDMNTYSKLLERAISSIVEVQEEKDIDSLFSGGGTTSLANKIRGLDDFELINFIVVQEEDR from the coding sequence ATGGAACTTATCGATAATGTAAATAGTCTTTTGGGCGACGATCTAAAATCTACTATAAATGCTAATTCAAAATTAAAAATTGCAGCCTCTTGTTTTTCTATGTATGCCTATGAAACGTTAAAAAGAGAGCTATCAAGGATAGATTCGCTTGAATTTATCTTTACCTCACCCTCTTTTGTCCCGTTGGATATGCTTGATAACACGAAAAAGCAGCACAGGGAATTTTTTATATCGAAAACTGAGAGAGAGAAAAGTTTTTATGGCAGCGAATTTGAGATTCAGCTAAAGAATAAGCTTACCCAAAGGGCTATTGCAAAAGAGTGTGCTGAATGGATTAAGAAAAAGGCTAAGTTCAGGTCCAATATTACAAATGCCCCAATGCAGCAGTTTATCTGTGTTTCACAGGCTGAGAAAAGTTATATTTACAGTCCTATTCAGGGATTTACAGCAGTAGATCTGGGCTATCAAAAGGGGAATGCTATCTCAAATTTTGTAAACAAGTTTAATGAAATTCCTATGACTCAGACTTATCTAAATCTTTTCGATCAACTTTGGGCCGATAATGAGAAGCTAAAGGATGTTACGGATATCTTGATCAATCACATTTCTACCGTCTATAAAGAGAACCCACCAGAATTGATCTATTTTTTGATGATATACAATATATTTAACGAATTTTTGGAAGACATAAACGACGACGTCCTGCCAAATGACAGGACTGGATTTAAAGATACTGTTGTCTGGAACAAGCTATACAACTTCCAAAAAGATGCAGCATCAGGAATTATAAACAAGCTTGAGACTTTCAATGGCTGCATTTTAGCAGATAGCGTAGGTCTGGGTAAAACCTTTACTGCGCTCGCAGTTGTAAAATACTATGAGCTTAGAAATAAATCTGTTTTGGTTCTGTGTCCAAAAAAACTTGCAGATTACTGGCTGAATTTCAATAAAAACCTTAAAACAAATACCTTTGTAAAGGATAGGTTTAACTACGACGTCCTAAATCATACTGATTTGCTTAGGAAAATGGGATATTCTTACGGCATCCCATTGGATAGGGTAAATTGGGGAAATTATGACTTGCTTGTGATTGATGAGTCTCACAATTTTAGAAATAATATCGCCTTCAAAGATAGAGAGACGCGATATCAAAGGCTGATGAACGAGGTTATCAGATCAGGCGTGAAGACAAAGGTTCTTATGCTCACTGCTACTCCTGTGAACAATAGATTTAACGATCTAAAAAATCAATTAGCCTTTGCCTATGAGGGTAACCCCGATGTTCTTGCCAGCAAGCTAAACGTTTCAAAAAATATTGAAGAGATATTTAGAAGGGCACAGGTAGCTTTTAACGCATGGTCAAAACTGCCTTCTGAAAAGAGAACGCCAGAGGCTATATTAAATTCTCTTGACTTTGACTTTTTCGAGCTTTTGGATAGCGTTACTATAGCGAGATCAAGAAAGCATATCCAAACTTTCTATGATACGGCCGATATCGGTCAATTTCCTCAAAGAAACAAACCTATATCATACCGTTCGAAGCTTACCGATATGCCAAATATTCCAGGCTTTAACGATATTTATAAGGAGCTATCATTGTTGAAAATGGCTATATACGCCCCAATCGGGTATATTTTGCCAAGTAGGATTGGAAAATATGAAGAGTTATACGATACAGAAGTTCACGGCGGCAAAAGTAAATTTCGCCAGGTAGACAGGGAACGTAGCCTCCAGGCTCTAATGACCATCAATCTTCTAAAAAGATTGGAGAGCTCTGTTTCTTCATTTAGACTATCCCTTGAAAGGCTAAAGGATAGTATCTCTGTGGCAGTGGGCAAAATAGATGACTTTTATCAAGGGAAAACTGCTACTTTTATAGAGCCAAATCTTGTAGACGAAGATGCCTTGGATGATGAAGATATTGAAAATATAGATAACTTTTTTGCCAGCAAAAGTATCCAGATAAGCCTAAAGGATATGGATACAAAGTCTTTTATATACGACCTAAAATCAGATTTGGCGATTATTGAAAATCTTTTAGGCTATATGAATAAAATTACACCCCAGCACGACTACAAGCTGCAGCATCTGAAGAGTCTGCTTACAACTAAAATTCAAAATCCTATAAACGAAGGCAACAGAAAAGTGCTAATCTTTACCGCTTTTGCAGATACCGCGAAATATCTGTATGAAAATATATCTAAGGACTTTCTTCGAAAATTCAATATTCATTCAGGACTCATCACTGGTTCAGATACCCCACGATCGACTCTGGGCAAGGGGTATGACTTTCAATCCCTTCTTACTCTCTTTTCTCCCATCTCAAAAGAAAAGTCAGTAGTTATTCCAGAGGAAACAAGAGAAATAGACTTTATAATCGCCACAGATTGCGTTAGCGAGGGCCAAAACCTTCAAGATTGCGACTATGTGATAAATTATGATATCCATTGGAATCCCGTTATCATCATCCAAAGATTTGGCAGAATTGACAGGATAGGCTCAAAAAATAAAGTTATTCAGATGATCAACTACTGGCCTGATATCTCGCTTGATGAGTATATCAATCTAAAAGAGAGAGTAGAAAATAGAATGATAATCGCAGATGTGTCTGCGACAGGCGATGACAACGTCCTAAGCGCCAAGGCAAACGACATTTCATTTAGAAAAGAGCAGCTAAAGAAACTTCAGGAAGAGGTCATCGACTTAGAGGACATAAAAACAGGTGTAAATATTACAGATTTGGGTTTGAATGACTTTCGAATGGACCTGATAAACTACCTGAAAACTCACAAAGATTTAGAAAAACTTCCAAATGGACTTCATAGCGTAGTTTCATCTGATATCACGAAAAATCTGCCTCCTGGAGTAATATTTGTCTTGCGCAACAAAAATCATAGCATCAACACAAATCAACAAAATAGGCTTCACCCATACTATCTGATCTACATCTCAAAAAATGGAGAAATTGTAGTAAACCATACTGAACCAAAGAAAATTTTGGATATTACAAGAAGCCTATGTAAAGGTAAGGGTGAGCCCATAGAAAAAGTATATACGACTTTTAACAATGCCACAAGAGACGGCAAAGATATGAATACATATTCCAAACTTTTGGAAAGGGCTATATCGTCTATAGTAGAAGTTCAGGAGGAAAAGGATATAGATTCTCTTTTTAGCGGTGGTGGTACGACCTCTCTGGCAAATAAGATAAGGGGTTTGGATGATTTTGAGCTCATTAATTTCATAGTCGTTCAGGAAGAAGACCGATGA
- a CDS encoding DUF4391 domain-containing protein, whose product MNGYFSYPAYTYKGKNIPKTKFYENAKIDNRLKEKFVKEIDKIIWQHNLSKDTVNVDSAQEVTEIQIFDIHLKGENISQDVLMAIDKAIAYPVIFQIVKGSKMKIKAAYKKLSKNISQKSLSSQYLETDWFDISLERKPLPVSLSLSKLYEAILDDLMSIQLNIPDNLNVEEKLDEYSKVVGLKRKYDELRLKRDREKQFNKRVELNYKLKKLYSQIEGRIK is encoded by the coding sequence ATGAACGGATATTTTTCTTATCCTGCCTATACATACAAGGGGAAAAACATACCAAAAACAAAATTTTATGAAAATGCCAAAATAGACAATCGTTTGAAAGAGAAGTTTGTAAAAGAAATTGACAAAATTATATGGCAGCACAACCTCTCAAAGGATACTGTCAATGTAGATAGCGCTCAAGAAGTCACAGAGATTCAGATTTTCGATATTCACTTAAAGGGAGAAAATATTAGCCAGGACGTGTTAATGGCTATTGATAAGGCTATAGCCTATCCTGTAATTTTTCAGATTGTAAAGGGAAGCAAGATGAAAATCAAAGCTGCCTACAAAAAGCTCAGCAAGAATATCAGCCAAAAATCCCTTTCATCGCAATATCTGGAAACCGATTGGTTCGACATTAGCCTGGAAAGAAAGCCTCTTCCTGTGAGCCTTAGCCTCTCAAAGCTATATGAGGCAATCCTGGATGATCTAATGTCTATTCAGCTAAATATACCTGATAACCTCAATGTGGAAGAAAAACTTGATGAATATTCCAAAGTAGTAGGCCTAAAGAGAAAATATGATGAGCTAAGGTTAAAAAGAGATAGAGAAAAGCAATTTAACAAGAGAGTAGAGCTAAATTATAAATTGAAAAAATTATATTCACAGATAGAGGGAAGGATAAAATGA